A section of the Petrimonas sulfuriphila genome encodes:
- the eno gene encoding phosphopyruvate hydratase yields MRIVSILGREVLDSRGNPTVEVDVLTESGAFGRAAVPSGASTGENEALELRDGDKKRYLGKGVLKAVANINDVIAPALVGTNVLEQTQIDARLLELDGTKTKSNLGANALLGVSLAVAKAAANYLGLPLYRYIGGTNTYVLPVPMMNIINGGSHSDAPIAFQEFMIRPVGANSFREGLRMGAEVFHALKKVLHDKGLSTAVGDEGGFAPNLAGGTEEALESILTAIKNAGYEPGKDVKIALDCAASEFYKDGVYDYSKFEGPNGKKRTSAEQAEYLQELITNYPIDSIEDGMHENDWDGWKLLTDKIGGQCQLVGDDLFVTNVDFLRKGIELGCANSILIKVNQIGTLTETLNAIEMAHRHGYTSVTSHRSGETEDATIADISVATNAGQIKTGSLSRSDRMAKYNQLLRIEEELGDRAVYGYKKIR; encoded by the coding sequence ATGAGAATTGTAAGTATTTTAGGACGTGAAGTGTTGGATTCCAGAGGCAATCCCACAGTAGAGGTTGACGTATTAACGGAGTCGGGTGCGTTTGGACGCGCTGCAGTCCCTTCGGGAGCATCAACCGGTGAAAACGAAGCGCTGGAGCTTCGCGATGGCGACAAAAAGAGATACCTGGGTAAAGGTGTTTTGAAAGCGGTGGCAAACATCAACGATGTTATTGCCCCGGCATTGGTGGGAACAAATGTACTGGAACAAACACAAATCGATGCCAGGCTACTCGAGCTCGACGGAACAAAAACCAAATCGAACTTAGGTGCCAACGCACTTCTGGGCGTTTCGCTTGCCGTAGCAAAGGCTGCAGCCAATTATTTAGGATTGCCCCTGTATCGCTACATCGGCGGAACAAATACTTACGTGTTGCCCGTTCCCATGATGAATATCATCAACGGCGGTTCTCACTCCGACGCCCCCATCGCTTTCCAGGAATTTATGATTCGTCCGGTTGGAGCGAATTCTTTCCGCGAAGGACTTCGGATGGGTGCTGAGGTTTTCCATGCACTCAAAAAAGTGCTTCACGACAAAGGGCTCAGCACTGCTGTAGGAGATGAAGGCGGCTTTGCCCCGAACCTGGCCGGAGGAACCGAAGAAGCATTGGAATCCATTCTTACCGCTATTAAAAATGCAGGCTACGAGCCGGGTAAAGATGTAAAGATTGCTCTCGACTGTGCCGCTTCTGAATTCTATAAAGACGGCGTTTACGATTACTCCAAATTTGAAGGCCCCAACGGTAAAAAACGTACTTCGGCCGAGCAAGCTGAATACCTGCAGGAACTTATCACCAACTACCCGATCGACTCCATCGAAGACGGGATGCACGAAAACGACTGGGACGGATGGAAACTTCTGACCGATAAAATCGGAGGGCAATGCCAACTGGTAGGTGACGATTTGTTTGTAACAAACGTCGACTTCCTGCGCAAAGGGATTGAACTGGGTTGTGCAAACTCCATTCTTATCAAGGTAAACCAGATCGGGACACTGACCGAAACGTTAAATGCCATCGAGATGGCACACCGCCACGGATACACCAGCGTAACATCTCACCGCTCAGGCGAAACCGAAGATGCTACCATCGCCGATATATCCGTAGCTACCAATGCCGGACAAATCAAAACAGGATCGCTGAGCCGCTCAGACCGTATGGCTAAATACAACCAGCTGCTCCGCATTGAAGAAGAATTGGGCGACAGAGCCGTTTACGGATACAAGAAAATCAGATAA
- a CDS encoding MarC family protein: MLGFNFVEIISAFLVLFAIIDATGSVPIFLNLRSQNKTIEPFKASFYSTIILIMFLFIGEAILKLFQVDLSSFAIAGALVILIISIEMIFGVEIFKIDENTSGNGSATLVPVVFPLITGPGTFTTLLAMRAEYNTINIIIAVILNIAFVYVVLRYLDGVKRLMGVGGVFILRKFFGVILLAIAVRLITSNLNALITSIQSQAL; this comes from the coding sequence ATGCTCGGATTTAATTTTGTAGAAATAATCAGTGCCTTCCTGGTCCTGTTCGCCATTATTGACGCAACGGGCTCAGTTCCTATATTCCTGAACCTTAGGAGTCAGAATAAAACCATTGAGCCGTTCAAGGCCTCGTTTTATTCGACCATCATCCTCATCATGTTTCTTTTCATAGGAGAGGCCATACTCAAACTTTTCCAGGTGGATCTTTCGTCGTTCGCAATCGCTGGCGCACTGGTGATTTTGATTATTTCCATCGAAATGATTTTCGGCGTAGAAATATTTAAAATTGACGAAAACACTTCCGGAAACGGTTCGGCAACGCTTGTACCGGTGGTTTTTCCACTGATTACCGGCCCCGGGACCTTCACAACGCTTTTGGCTATGCGTGCCGAGTACAACACGATCAACATTATCATCGCTGTCATCCTGAACATTGCTTTTGTCTATGTGGTGTTGCGTTATTTAGATGGAGTGAAAAGATTGATGGGGGTAGGCGGCGTTTTTATTTTACGTAAATTTTTCGGGGTAATCCTCTTAGCTATTGCTGTTCGTCTCATCACGTCGAACCTTAATGCGCTGATAACATCAATCCAGTCGCAGGCGTTATAA
- a CDS encoding glycosyltransferase: MKHWRAYLEIQKPEYLQTRLPQDVAADAVVVIPCYDEKDVLATLRNLCQSATPKAKTVVTVIINSSVRSEKEVVLQNRKTYDEITAFAAENNRDILRFFPLIFEDLPRKHAGVGLARKIGMDLAVEHFLNTQNPEGIIISLDADCTVSPNFLSGISAAYRQTAPPCCTVQNFHHRVEDNDRRLENAVRQYEQHIRYFSQMLHFIGFPYPHHTIGSAFSVAADAYVRVGGMGRQQGGEDFYFLQKVFAFGRVERLDDVFVYPMARYSDRIPFGTGPALQKIADEPDGQMKTYHFNAFLALKDFFDLRQSFFKQDTGFIRQRISLLHPAIIEFSEKNDVVSEIEECNRNSATFQAFEKRFFHHFNAFKIIKYLNFSHPTYFSYDALSRQIEKSNRSF; encoded by the coding sequence ATGAAACACTGGCGAGCCTATCTGGAAATACAAAAACCCGAGTACCTGCAAACCAGGCTTCCACAGGATGTTGCTGCCGACGCGGTCGTGGTTATACCGTGTTACGATGAGAAAGACGTGTTGGCCACCTTGCGGAATCTTTGCCAGTCTGCAACACCAAAAGCGAAAACAGTGGTGACAGTGATCATTAACTCAAGTGTCCGTTCGGAAAAGGAAGTTGTTCTTCAAAACAGAAAAACGTACGACGAAATCACTGCATTTGCTGCTGAAAACAACCGGGACATCCTTCGGTTTTTCCCGTTGATCTTCGAAGATCTTCCCCGAAAACATGCCGGCGTGGGTCTTGCCCGAAAAATCGGAATGGACCTGGCTGTCGAACATTTCCTGAACACACAAAACCCGGAAGGGATAATAATCTCCCTGGATGCCGACTGTACCGTCTCTCCTAATTTCCTGAGCGGTATTTCGGCCGCCTATCGGCAAACAGCCCCTCCCTGCTGTACGGTGCAAAACTTCCACCACCGGGTGGAAGACAACGACAGAAGACTCGAAAACGCCGTTCGCCAATACGAGCAACACATCCGTTATTTCAGCCAAATGCTACACTTCATCGGATTTCCGTACCCCCACCACACCATCGGCTCGGCATTTTCAGTTGCAGCGGATGCGTATGTACGTGTCGGAGGAATGGGACGACAACAGGGCGGTGAAGATTTTTATTTCCTGCAAAAAGTTTTTGCATTCGGAAGAGTCGAAAGGCTGGACGATGTTTTTGTTTATCCCATGGCACGGTATTCCGACAGGATCCCGTTCGGTACAGGCCCGGCGTTGCAAAAAATTGCAGACGAACCTGATGGACAGATGAAAACTTATCACTTCAACGCTTTTCTAGCGTTAAAAGATTTTTTTGACCTGCGGCAATCTTTCTTTAAACAGGACACCGGGTTTATCCGGCAGAGAATATCCCTGTTGCATCCGGCGATAATTGAATTTTCTGAAAAGAACGATGTGGTTTCCGAGATTGAAGAATGCAACCGGAACAGTGCCACATTTCAAGCCTTCGAAAAACGATTTTTTCACCATTTCAATGCTTTCAAGATCATAAAATACCTGAATTTTTCCCACCCAACATACTTTTCTTACGACGCCCTTTCCCGACAGATCGAGAAATCGAACCGTTCATTTTGA
- a CDS encoding OmpH family outer membrane protein, translating into MKNNNAYILGAILAVAILILYVLHFTSAPGKSGARKGDLITKMNDSSVTLPVAYVNVDSLLMNYNFAKDLNEALMRTEESSRASLTQKERQLNAAAQEFQRKLQNNAFLSQERAEQEQQRILRMQQEYQQMAERLGQEFALEQQKLNMELSDTVKVRLVEFNKDKGYQIIYSNTGSDNILFADDKYDITKEVTEFLNKKYGPATSTSNTGAGTKTPAATETK; encoded by the coding sequence ATGAAGAATAATAATGCCTATATTTTGGGGGCAATCTTAGCTGTTGCAATCCTTATTTTATACGTCTTGCATTTTACTTCCGCACCGGGAAAAAGCGGCGCCAGAAAAGGAGATTTGATTACGAAGATGAACGATTCTTCCGTTACCCTACCCGTTGCCTATGTGAATGTAGATTCTCTTCTGATGAATTATAACTTCGCAAAAGACCTGAACGAAGCCTTGATGAGAACCGAAGAGAGCTCGCGTGCAAGCCTGACACAAAAAGAACGTCAACTGAATGCAGCTGCACAGGAATTTCAGCGCAAGCTTCAAAACAACGCATTCCTGAGCCAGGAAAGAGCTGAGCAGGAGCAGCAACGCATCTTAAGAATGCAGCAGGAATATCAGCAAATGGCTGAAAGGTTGGGTCAGGAATTTGCTCTTGAACAGCAAAAACTCAATATGGAATTATCCGATACGGTAAAGGTTCGTTTAGTGGAATTCAACAAGGATAAAGGCTATCAGATCATCTACAGCAACACGGGATCCGATAACATTCTTTTTGCGGACGACAAATACGATATTACCAAAGAAGTGACCGAATTCCTGAACAAAAAGTACGGCCCTGCGACTTCTACGAGCAACACGGGAGCAGGAACAAAAACTCCCGCTGCAACCGAAACCAAGTAA
- a CDS encoding aminoacyl-histidine dipeptidase — protein MNINELEPKIVWSYFHDITQIPRPSKKEEKIIAYLLNFAKEHNLEAKKDKAGNVLITKEATPGKENVPTVILQSHVDMVCEKNSDVTHDFDNDPIETIIDGDWVKANGTTLGADNGIGIAAQLAVLASNDIAHGKIEALFTVDEETGLTGANSLEPGFITGNVLLNLDTEEEGEIYIGCAGGKGTRAYFKYKEKDAPKKYFWFKIQVKGLRGGHSGSDIDKGLGNANKILNRFLYSIMRKKYGMVLSEIGGGNLHNAIAREAYAVVGVKDKYKEDMRVKLNVFLANVQNEYKKTDPNLDIQLESVQMPSKIIKKGVAEKLIHSLYACPHGVIGMSFDIDGLVETSTNLASVKMLENYTIEVGTSQRSSVESRKDDIVNTVSAVFELAGAKVVHSEGYPGWQPNTDSQILKLAKKEYKNLYNKNAKVKAIHAGLECGLFLEKYPQLDMISIGPDMTDVHSPDEKMNIPSVGKFWDYLVRILESVPAEGEE, from the coding sequence ATGAATATTAATGAGCTTGAGCCGAAAATCGTATGGAGTTATTTTCACGACATCACACAAATTCCACGGCCATCGAAAAAAGAAGAGAAAATTATCGCTTATCTGCTTAACTTTGCCAAGGAGCACAACCTTGAGGCCAAGAAAGATAAAGCCGGTAATGTGCTGATCACGAAAGAAGCAACGCCGGGCAAAGAAAATGTGCCGACAGTTATTCTGCAGTCGCATGTGGATATGGTGTGCGAGAAAAATAGCGATGTTACGCACGATTTCGATAACGACCCGATTGAAACTATCATCGATGGCGACTGGGTTAAAGCAAACGGGACAACTCTCGGGGCGGATAACGGTATCGGGATTGCCGCACAGTTGGCAGTGCTTGCCTCAAACGATATCGCTCATGGCAAGATCGAAGCGTTGTTTACCGTGGATGAGGAAACCGGATTGACCGGAGCCAATTCGTTGGAGCCCGGTTTTATTACCGGGAACGTTTTATTGAACCTGGATACGGAGGAAGAGGGTGAGATTTATATCGGTTGTGCCGGAGGAAAAGGGACAAGAGCCTACTTTAAGTATAAAGAAAAGGATGCGCCCAAAAAGTACTTCTGGTTTAAAATTCAGGTGAAAGGACTTCGTGGCGGACATTCAGGAAGCGATATTGATAAAGGGTTGGGTAACGCCAACAAAATCCTGAACCGGTTTTTGTACTCCATTATGCGCAAGAAGTACGGTATGGTGCTATCAGAAATTGGTGGAGGAAACCTCCACAATGCTATTGCGCGTGAAGCGTATGCAGTGGTGGGTGTAAAAGATAAATACAAAGAAGATATGCGGGTGAAACTGAATGTCTTCCTTGCCAATGTCCAAAATGAATACAAAAAAACGGATCCCAACCTGGATATCCAGCTCGAATCGGTACAGATGCCCTCTAAGATTATAAAAAAAGGTGTTGCTGAAAAACTGATACATTCCCTGTATGCCTGTCCACACGGGGTAATCGGTATGAGTTTTGATATCGACGGATTGGTGGAGACCTCCACCAACCTGGCATCAGTGAAAATGCTGGAAAATTATACCATCGAGGTGGGTACCAGCCAGCGTAGTTCGGTGGAGTCACGCAAAGACGACATCGTCAATACGGTTTCCGCCGTCTTTGAACTGGCCGGTGCAAAAGTGGTGCACAGCGAAGGATATCCGGGTTGGCAACCGAATACCGATTCCCAGATTCTGAAACTGGCAAAGAAAGAATACAAGAACCTTTACAATAAAAACGCCAAGGTAAAAGCTATCCATGCCGGCCTGGAATGTGGGCTGTTTCTAGAGAAATACCCTCAGTTGGATATGATTTCCATTGGTCCTGATATGACGGATGTCCATTCGCCCGATGAAAAAATGAATATTCCCTCTGTGGGAAAATTTTGGGATTACCTGGTCCGGATCCTGGAAAGTGTCCCTGCCGAAGGGGAGGAATAA
- the pnp gene encoding polyribonucleotide nucleotidyltransferase — MTNPIIKRIELSDGRTITLETGKLAKQADGAVELRMGNTMLLATVCAAKDAAPGVDFMPLQVEYKEKFSAFGRFPGGFMKREGRPSDYEILTSRLIDRALRPLFPDDYHAEVFVTVMLFSADGEDMPDALAGLAASAALAVSDIPFNGPLSEVRVARVDGQLFVNPTFSQLEKADMDIMVGATIDNIMMVEGEMSEVSEAELLEAIKFAHEEIKKQCQAQLELMELCGTVKKREYSHEENDEELRKQVWSICYPKAYVVASSQNSDKHARMDAFETILEEFMESVPEEERETKAPLVAKYYHDVEKEAMRRCILDEGKRLDGRSTTDIRPIWSEVDYVQGPHGSAVFTRGETQSLTTVTLGTKLDEKIVDDVLNHSTERFLLHYNFPPFSTGEARPQRGTGRREIGHGNLAHRALKRMIPEGYPYVIRVVSDILESNGSSSMATVCAGTLALMDAGVQMKKPVSGIAMGLISENKGQNYAVLSDILGDEDHLGDMDFKVCGTKDGITATQMDIKVDGLSYEILEKALAQAKAGREHIMGKMMETLSEPRADLKPHAPRIEVIEIPKDFIGAVIGPGGKIIQGIQEETGAIITIEEVDNKGRVEVSASNKDSIDAAMRKIKGIVAVPEVGEVYEATVRSVMPYGAFCEFLPGKDGLLHISEIDWKRLEKVEDAGIKEGDKIAVKLIDIDPKTGKFKLSRKVLLPRPPRPEQPRTEE; from the coding sequence ATGACGAATCCAATCATCAAGCGAATCGAGCTGTCAGACGGACGCACGATTACGCTCGAAACGGGAAAATTGGCGAAACAAGCTGATGGGGCCGTGGAGTTGCGTATGGGCAACACCATGCTGCTGGCCACTGTTTGTGCTGCCAAAGACGCTGCCCCCGGAGTAGATTTTATGCCGCTGCAAGTAGAATATAAAGAAAAATTCTCCGCTTTCGGAAGATTTCCGGGCGGATTTATGAAAAGAGAAGGAAGGCCCTCAGACTACGAAATTCTTACCAGCCGGTTGATCGACCGTGCCCTCCGCCCACTTTTCCCCGATGATTACCACGCTGAAGTTTTTGTAACCGTCATGCTTTTCTCGGCTGATGGTGAAGATATGCCGGACGCATTAGCCGGGTTGGCTGCTTCTGCCGCATTGGCCGTTTCAGATATTCCGTTCAACGGTCCGCTATCAGAAGTACGGGTTGCCCGTGTCGACGGACAGCTCTTTGTAAACCCTACTTTCAGTCAGTTGGAAAAAGCCGACATGGACATTATGGTGGGTGCCACCATCGACAACATTATGATGGTGGAAGGAGAAATGAGCGAGGTTTCTGAAGCCGAATTGCTCGAAGCCATTAAGTTCGCTCACGAAGAAATTAAAAAACAGTGTCAGGCTCAGCTTGAACTGATGGAACTTTGCGGAACGGTTAAGAAACGTGAATATTCACACGAAGAGAACGACGAAGAACTCCGCAAACAGGTGTGGAGCATCTGTTATCCCAAAGCGTATGTCGTTGCTTCTTCGCAGAACAGCGACAAGCATGCGCGCATGGATGCTTTCGAGACTATCCTCGAAGAATTCATGGAATCTGTTCCCGAAGAAGAACGGGAAACAAAAGCCCCGCTCGTTGCCAAGTATTACCACGACGTGGAAAAAGAAGCGATGCGCCGCTGCATCCTGGATGAGGGAAAACGTTTGGACGGAAGGAGCACGACCGATATACGCCCCATTTGGAGTGAGGTGGATTATGTTCAAGGACCACACGGATCAGCAGTGTTCACCCGCGGTGAAACGCAATCGCTCACAACGGTTACCCTGGGTACGAAATTAGATGAGAAAATTGTCGACGACGTGCTCAACCACAGCACAGAGCGGTTCTTGTTACACTATAATTTCCCTCCATTCTCAACGGGAGAAGCCCGTCCGCAACGCGGTACAGGACGTCGTGAGATCGGTCACGGGAACTTGGCACATCGCGCCCTGAAACGCATGATTCCGGAAGGATACCCGTACGTTATTCGTGTCGTTTCCGATATTCTGGAGTCCAACGGATCTTCGTCTATGGCAACGGTTTGCGCCGGTACGCTGGCCCTGATGGATGCCGGAGTGCAAATGAAAAAGCCGGTATCGGGTATCGCTATGGGACTGATTTCCGAAAACAAAGGACAGAACTATGCCGTCCTTTCCGATATCCTGGGCGATGAAGACCACCTGGGAGACATGGACTTTAAAGTGTGTGGCACTAAAGACGGTATTACGGCTACTCAGATGGATATCAAGGTAGACGGATTATCGTACGAGATCCTCGAGAAAGCCCTTGCCCAGGCTAAAGCCGGACGCGAGCACATCATGGGTAAAATGATGGAAACCCTTTCCGAACCTCGTGCCGACCTGAAGCCGCATGCACCCCGGATTGAAGTGATAGAAATCCCGAAAGACTTCATCGGTGCCGTTATCGGCCCGGGAGGAAAAATCATTCAGGGAATCCAGGAAGAAACTGGTGCCATCATCACCATTGAGGAGGTCGATAACAAAGGCCGTGTAGAAGTATCGGCTTCTAACAAGGACTCTATCGATGCCGCCATGCGCAAGATAAAAGGGATTGTAGCTGTGCCCGAAGTGGGTGAAGTGTACGAAGCGACCGTTCGTTCAGTGATGCCTTACGGTGCTTTCTGTGAATTCCTTCCCGGAAAAGACGGATTGCTGCACATCTCCGAGATCGATTGGAAACGATTGGAAAAAGTGGAAGATGCCGGAATAAAAGAAGGCGATAAGATTGCCGTAAAACTGATCGACATTGATCCCAAAACGGGTAAATTCAAACTTTCACGCAAGGTGTTGCTGCCCCGTCCTCCAAGGCCGGAACAACCCAGGACTGAAGAGTAA
- a CDS encoding indolepyruvate ferredoxin oxidoreductase, whose product MNKQLLLGAEAIAQAALDAGISGVYAYPGTPSTEITQFIQQSPQARESGVRSKWSANEKTAYEAALGMSYAGKRALVCMKHVGLNVAADAFMNSAITGVHGGLVVVVADDPSMHSSQNEQDSRVYGKFAMIPVLEPSNQQETYDIVRYAFDLSEEVKLPVLLRIPTRLSHSRAVVSGGEAMPQNQLAPTQEKNRWILLPVNARKGYLRLLEKQAQLINFSEFSRFNQVISGTGDKAVIAFGIAYNYVMEVIRTYALDIPVLKLSQYPLPEKKISEFTEKYGEVLVAEEGYPVYEELLKGFFGNEKFRGRLDGTLPRTGELSPNILSKALGVQTNSEPAVPSIVAPRPPMLCQGCSHRDLFDAVVQAMSLYPQRHVFGDIGCYTLGALSPYNAISTCVDMGASITMAKGAADAGLFPAVAVIGDSTFTHSGITGLLDAVNDKSAVTVIISDNGTTAMTGGQDSSGSGKYFAICKGIGVEENHIREIVPLKKNFEENVRVMKEEFEYEGVSVIISQRECVQTAVKSRKK is encoded by the coding sequence ATGAACAAACAATTACTTTTAGGTGCGGAAGCTATTGCACAAGCTGCATTGGATGCGGGAATCTCGGGAGTTTACGCTTATCCGGGAACGCCGTCCACCGAAATAACACAATTTATTCAACAATCGCCCCAGGCCCGGGAATCGGGTGTGCGTTCGAAATGGTCTGCTAACGAGAAAACAGCTTACGAGGCAGCGCTCGGCATGTCTTACGCCGGAAAGCGCGCTTTGGTTTGTATGAAGCACGTGGGGCTGAACGTAGCCGCAGATGCGTTTATGAATTCAGCCATTACCGGAGTCCACGGCGGATTGGTAGTGGTGGTGGCCGACGATCCGTCGATGCACTCATCACAAAACGAGCAGGATAGCCGTGTGTATGGGAAGTTTGCGATGATTCCTGTTCTGGAACCTTCCAACCAGCAGGAGACATACGATATTGTCCGTTACGCGTTCGATTTATCGGAAGAGGTGAAACTTCCCGTGCTTCTTCGGATTCCTACCCGATTGTCACATTCCCGTGCAGTGGTTTCCGGCGGAGAGGCAATGCCGCAAAATCAACTTGCGCCTACCCAGGAGAAGAACAGGTGGATCCTGCTCCCCGTTAATGCCAGGAAAGGTTATCTCCGGTTACTTGAGAAGCAGGCTCAACTGATCAATTTCTCTGAATTTTCCAGGTTTAACCAGGTAATCTCCGGAACGGGTGATAAGGCCGTTATAGCTTTTGGGATTGCCTACAACTATGTGATGGAGGTTATCCGGACGTATGCCCTGGATATACCGGTGTTGAAACTGTCCCAATATCCGTTGCCAGAGAAGAAAATTAGCGAGTTTACGGAAAAATACGGTGAGGTTCTTGTTGCTGAAGAAGGCTACCCCGTCTACGAAGAATTGCTAAAAGGCTTTTTCGGGAACGAGAAATTCCGGGGACGGCTGGATGGCACGTTGCCGCGTACAGGAGAACTTTCCCCAAACATACTCTCAAAGGCGTTGGGTGTTCAAACGAATAGTGAACCGGCTGTTCCATCCATTGTCGCTCCGCGGCCGCCGATGTTGTGCCAGGGATGCAGCCATCGCGATCTTTTCGATGCGGTTGTTCAGGCCATGTCACTTTATCCGCAACGGCACGTCTTCGGGGACATCGGATGCTATACGTTAGGAGCTTTGTCGCCTTACAATGCCATCAGTACCTGTGTGGATATGGGCGCATCGATAACAATGGCCAAAGGGGCAGCCGATGCCGGGTTGTTTCCGGCAGTTGCCGTGATTGGCGACTCCACCTTCACGCACTCGGGAATTACGGGATTGCTAGATGCCGTGAACGATAAAAGTGCGGTTACTGTCATTATCTCCGACAACGGGACCACAGCCATGACGGGCGGACAGGACTCATCGGGAAGTGGGAAGTATTTTGCTATTTGTAAGGGGATCGGTGTGGAGGAGAACCATATCCGTGAAATTGTTCCGTTGAAAAAGAATTTCGAGGAAAATGTAAGGGTGATGAAAGAAGAATTCGAATACGAAGGTGTTTCGGTAATTATTTCCCAGCGCGAATGTGTACAGACGGCAGTGAAAAGCAGAAAAAAATGA
- a CDS encoding indolepyruvate oxidoreductase subunit beta, with the protein MNKNIIISGVGGQGILTMASIIDLAAMNLGLNVKQAEVHGMSQRGGAVESHLRISSGEIFSDLIPKGKADLILSIEPMESLRYLPFLSPDGVIVTATEPYVNIGNYPDEKELLETIANSTNHVFVNAGLLAKEAGSAKSYNVVMLGAAAPYLEIATEELEKAIGMFFNRKGKEMVDLNIKAFRLGWANSLNEQK; encoded by the coding sequence ATGAATAAAAACATCATCATATCCGGCGTGGGAGGGCAAGGAATTTTAACCATGGCTTCCATTATTGATCTGGCAGCTATGAATTTGGGGCTAAATGTAAAACAGGCCGAGGTTCATGGAATGAGTCAACGGGGCGGAGCCGTGGAATCGCATCTCCGCATTTCCTCGGGGGAGATTTTTTCCGACCTTATTCCCAAGGGGAAAGCCGACCTTATTCTTTCCATCGAGCCGATGGAGTCGTTGCGGTATCTTCCCTTCCTTTCTCCCGACGGCGTTATTGTGACGGCTACGGAACCGTATGTTAATATTGGCAATTATCCCGACGAAAAGGAACTGCTCGAAACCATTGCCAATTCAACGAATCACGTTTTTGTAAATGCAGGCTTGCTGGCGAAAGAAGCCGGAAGTGCTAAATCGTACAACGTGGTTATGCTGGGAGCTGCCGCACCTTATCTGGAAATAGCAACAGAAGAATTGGAAAAAGCCATCGGGATGTTTTTCAACCGAAAAGGAAAAGAGATGGTGGACCTGAACATAAAAGCCTTCCGCCTTGGATGGGCAAACTCATTGAACGAACAAAAATGA
- a CDS encoding phenylacetate--CoA ligase, with the protein MIWNPEFECADRQKLHELQSIRLREMVRRIYENVPAYRKKLQEKGIEPGDIKSVDQLKHLPFTTKTDLRDNYPFGLFTLPQTDVVRIHASSGTTGKPTVVGYTHRDLEIWTEVVARSLTMAGVDKDDTIQVAYGYGPFTGGLGLHYGAEKVGATVIPISTGNTRKQLQFMTDFHATVIACTPSYAAHLGESILKEGISPEKVKLRVGVFGAEPWTNEMRAQIENLLNIKAYDIYGLSEIIGPGVSMECECQQGNHIFEDHFIPEIIDPETLETLPYGEVGELVFTTVTKEAMPLLRYRTRDLTRLFIDTCDCGRTLVRMGKCLGRSDDMLIIRGVNVFPSQVESVLLEMEEASPHYQLIIGRENNLDTMEIRVEINERFWSDSIRELEGIRRRIDHNIKSLLGIGAAIKLVEPHSIERSEGKARRIIDNRHI; encoded by the coding sequence ATGATTTGGAACCCCGAATTTGAATGTGCCGACAGGCAAAAGCTGCACGAACTGCAGAGCATACGCCTGAGGGAGATGGTGAGGCGTATCTATGAAAACGTACCCGCTTACCGTAAAAAATTACAGGAAAAAGGCATTGAGCCTGGCGATATAAAAAGCGTGGATCAGTTAAAGCACCTGCCTTTTACCACTAAAACCGATCTTCGCGATAACTATCCGTTCGGACTTTTCACATTGCCGCAAACCGATGTGGTGCGTATTCATGCATCAAGCGGAACAACAGGAAAGCCTACGGTTGTGGGATATACGCACCGGGATCTGGAGATTTGGACGGAAGTGGTTGCCCGAAGCCTTACTATGGCTGGGGTTGATAAAGACGATACTATTCAGGTTGCTTACGGTTACGGACCGTTTACTGGAGGTCTTGGACTGCATTACGGTGCCGAAAAAGTAGGGGCGACGGTTATTCCGATTTCTACCGGCAACACCAGGAAACAGCTTCAGTTCATGACCGATTTCCACGCTACCGTTATCGCCTGCACACCCTCTTATGCTGCTCATTTGGGTGAAAGTATCCTTAAAGAAGGCATATCTCCGGAAAAGGTAAAACTGCGCGTGGGGGTTTTCGGGGCGGAGCCGTGGACAAATGAAATGCGTGCTCAGATTGAAAATCTGCTGAATATAAAAGCCTACGATATATACGGGTTGAGCGAAATTATCGGTCCGGGAGTGTCCATGGAATGTGAATGTCAACAAGGGAACCACATTTTCGAAGACCATTTTATCCCCGAGATTATCGATCCGGAGACATTGGAAACACTTCCTTACGGTGAAGTAGGGGAGCTCGTTTTCACTACCGTAACGAAAGAAGCGATGCCACTCTTGCGCTACCGTACAAGAGATCTCACCCGGTTGTTTATTGATACGTGCGATTGTGGCCGTACGCTTGTGAGAATGGGAAAATGCCTCGGAAGGTCGGACGACATGCTTATTATCCGCGGAGTGAACGTCTTCCCGTCGCAAGTAGAATCGGTTCTCCTTGAGATGGAGGAAGCATCACCGCATTATCAGCTTATCATTGGCCGGGAAAACAACCTGGACACTATGGAGATACGGGTAGAAATCAACGAGCGGTTCTGGTCCGACAGTATTCGTGAACTTGAAGGTATCCGCCGGCGCATAGACCACAACATCAAAAGCCTGTTGGGGATCGGAGCTGCCATTAAGTTGGTGGAACCGCACAGCATAGAACGTTCGGAAGGAAAAGCCAGGAGGATTATCGATAACAGGCATATATGA